In Pseudohongiella acticola, the sequence GGTCCAGGTTGCACTGTACGCCATCTCGGAAGCCTCACATACCGCCGTCGACCTGAGCGAACTGCGGAATCAGGTACACAGCATCATCAACACACTGGATATCCCGGGCTTTTACGACGAAGACAGTTTGAGCCAGCAGGACCAGGACCACTGGCAATTGCTGGCCAAACAGGTATCGGAAGCGCTCTCTCGCCGCGCGTTACTGGACAGGCTGCGCTACGCGGCACAGTACGATCCGCTGACTGGCCTGCCCAATCGCGAGCTGTTGTCCGACCGCATTCAAACTTCGCTGGCTCGCGCTCGTCGTCAACAGACCTCTTTTGCCCTGCTTTTTATCGACCTGAACGGTTTTAAATATGTCAACGATACGCTGGGGCATGCCGCCGGCGACCAGTTACTGCAGCGAGTGGCCCACCGCCTCAGTCAGACCGTGCGCGAGTCCGATACCGCTGCACGACTGGGCGGCGATGAGTTTGTCATTCTGATCGAACGCATTAACGAACGCAGCAGTGCTCAGGAAGTGGCTGACAAGCTGATCTCAGCCTTTGAGAAACCTTTTGTTATCAACAACACAGAACTGCCGGTCAGACCCAGCGTGGGTATTGCGGTCTACCCGTATGACGGTGAAGACGAACTGAGTCTGCTGAAATATGCCGACCAGGCCATGTACGCCGCCAAAGGCCAGCAAAAACTGGCCTGACGGCTGCACACCACGGGCAGTTCACATGAGCCAGGTCAGCGGGGCACGTACTGAGGCTGAATCAAATGCCTTGGGTCGGCACCTTCGCGGGGCACCAGCTTCTGCGGCCGGGCGTACTGATTGTCGGTGCCGTAGACGTTGCCATCAGCATCCACCGAGAAGGAATGCATTTCCAGCCAGGCAGTGGGGCCTTCACCCGGGAGCAGCCAGGTATAGACATGGTTACCCTGCAGATCGAACTGCATGATCTTGGGCGGCCGAATGTCCGTCACCCAGAAATAATCTTCACTGACAATAATATCCAGCGGAAAATTGGGCCCGGTCACCCGCATTTTTAATTCGTAGCGCGGATAGGGATCATTGCTGTCGCGATTGGTCTGGCGGAACACCTGAATATTCATATTGTTGCGATCGACAACATACACATCGTGCTCCGGCCCCATGGCCAAGCCATGCACACTGGCAAACTGGCCAGGCTCGCCGCCACGGCTGCCGAACTCGGACAGGTAGTCACCCTCCGGCCCCAGAATGACCACACGCGCGTTTTCCAGGCCATCGGCCACCAGCACGGTGCCATCGGGCAGAAAAGCTACGTCCTGCGGTAAGCCAAAATGGTTTTCATCGTCACCGGACACGCCTTTTTCGCCCAGTGTCATCAGCAACTCCTGCCCGTCCTGCGAAAACACATAAATGACGTGATTGGTTTCATCCACTACCCAGATGCGACGCTCCGGGTCGTAGGGACTGACTCGCAGACGGTGAGGGCCCGGGCCATCGGTACCGGCAAACAGGTAATCCCAGTGATCCCAGACCTCCAGCACATCGCCTTCGCTGTTGATCACATACATGACGTTCTGCCAGGTACGTCCCTGCCCCTGAATCACGTTCCAGCCCATGGAACCGGGGAAATTGGTGTACTCGGGCGGAATCGGATCCGGCAGCTCGGTCTCCCCTCGCTGCAGCACGATGATGCGATCTTTGGATTCTACGTGGACACCTGAATTACCACCCCAGGAGTAGCCCTGGCGAGCAAAAGGCTCAATCCAGTCAACGGGAATGTCGTAAGGCATGGGGCCAACAGGCTCCAGGTCTTGCGCCAGGGTCTGGCCGCCCCATGTGGAGAGCACCATTGCGGCTGCACTGAACACAAACGCTTTCAGCGTAGTGATGGTCGTAATATCTCGCCCGCTTGTCATAAAGCCACCTTCATTGTTTTTGTGTAGGCATTTTCTTCGAGACTAGCACAGCGAGCACCTGACCCCTAGTTTTTTACACGATTGATAAAATCCTGGCTTGTCGATAAGCTCAACGCATGACCCTGATTGAAATGGCATTTGCATCGGAAGCTTACGAGCGCTGCTGGCTGCTGCGCCAGGCGGTGCTGCGCACACCGCTGGGCCTGACGCTGGATATTCGGGAACGTACCGCCGAAGTCGGGCACCGGCATTTCGCCCTGATTACCGAGTCCAATGACCTGGCCGCCTGCATCAGCGTTGTGCCGATGACAGAGGGTCACGCCAAACTGCGGCAGATGGCGGTTAATGAAAATATGCAGGGGGCCGGGCTGGGGCGGGAGCTGATCACGCGGGTCGAAAGCTTACTGGCCCGTCAGGGAATCTGCCATCTGCATATGCACGCCAGAGACACTGCCATCGGCTTTTACACCAGACTTGGCTACCAGGTGGAAGGTGACCCCTTCGTCGAGGTCACCATCCCACACGTTAAAATGACAAAAACGCTGCCAACTCAGCTT encodes:
- a CDS encoding GGDEF domain-containing protein; amino-acid sequence: MPTPSYTPPVAFLDLLLDAVCVVDPDGRFVFVSAASEQVFGYRPDEMIGRLIFDFVHPEDIAYTKKTAEQVMTAGEIRQVENRYIRKDGTTVHIMWTARWLPGEKLRIGVARDISQRRRNEAVQVALYAISEASHTAVDLSELRNQVHSIINTLDIPGFYDEDSLSQQDQDHWQLLAKQVSEALSRRALLDRLRYAAQYDPLTGLPNRELLSDRIQTSLARARRQQTSFALLFIDLNGFKYVNDTLGHAAGDQLLQRVAHRLSQTVRESDTAARLGGDEFVILIERINERSSAQEVADKLISAFEKPFVINNTELPVRPSVGIAVYPYDGEDELSLLKYADQAMYAAKGQQKLA
- a CDS encoding NHL repeat-containing protein, whose product is MTSGRDITTITTLKAFVFSAAAMVLSTWGGQTLAQDLEPVGPMPYDIPVDWIEPFARQGYSWGGNSGVHVESKDRIIVLQRGETELPDPIPPEYTNFPGSMGWNVIQGQGRTWQNVMYVINSEGDVLEVWDHWDYLFAGTDGPGPHRLRVSPYDPERRIWVVDETNHVIYVFSQDGQELLMTLGEKGVSGDDENHFGLPQDVAFLPDGTVLVADGLENARVVILGPEGDYLSEFGSRGGEPGQFASVHGLAMGPEHDVYVVDRNNMNIQVFRQTNRDSNDPYPRYELKMRVTGPNFPLDIIVSEDYFWVTDIRPPKIMQFDLQGNHVYTWLLPGEGPTAWLEMHSFSVDADGNVYGTDNQYARPQKLVPREGADPRHLIQPQYVPR
- a CDS encoding GNAT family N-acetyltransferase; this encodes MTLIEMAFASEAYERCWLLRQAVLRTPLGLTLDIRERTAEVGHRHFALITESNDLAACISVVPMTEGHAKLRQMAVNENMQGAGLGRELITRVESLLARQGICHLHMHARDTAIGFYTRLGYQVEGDPFVEVTIPHVKMTKTLPTQLSG